One Salmo trutta chromosome 12, fSalTru1.1, whole genome shotgun sequence genomic region harbors:
- the LOC115204069 gene encoding tyrosine-protein kinase ABL1-like isoform X1 — translation MGQQPGKFVGDQRRPSLPALNFIKGGKRESSRHGAHHCNVFTVHEALQRPDFEPQGLTEAARWNSKENLLAGPSENDPNLFVALYDFVASGDNTLSITKGEKLRVLGYNHNGEWCEAQTNHGQGWVPSNYITPVNSLEKHSWYHGPVSRNAAEYLLSSGINGSFLVRESESSPGQRSISLRYEGRVYHYRINTASDGKLYVSSESRFNTLAELVHHHSTVADGLITTLHYPAPKRNKPTIYGVSPNYDKWEMERTDITMKHKLGGGQYGEVYEGVWKKYSLTVAVKTLKEDTMEVEEFLKEAAVMKEIKHPNLVQLLGVCTREPPFYIITEFMTHGNLLDYLRECNREEVNAVVLLHMATQISSAMEYLERKNFIHRDLAARNCLVGENHLVKVADFGLSRLMTGDTYTAHAGAKFPIKWTAPESLAYNKFSIKSDVWAFGVLLWEIATYGMSPYPGIDLSQVYELLEKDYRMDRPEGCPEKVYQLMRACWKWNPAERPSFAETHQAFETMFQESSISDEVEKELGKKGKKVTLGPIQQAPQLPTKTRTLRRNVDRDGDSPDAVEPDVAVSPMLPRKERPFLDSNLNEDDRLLPKDKDKSRNSLFNLIKKKKKTAPAPPKRSSSFRDMDGHAERLGLAPDPRDDFNNVSSAFSVTHTIDPSKFPSANNNGVGGITNGGPTYPGPLFPPHHSRKKGTPVVPSVVGKTATTPPNEEDIVSNSKRFLRSSSASSMPPGSERTEWKSVTLPRDLHKGHFDSGTFRSKPALPRKRANEKPEISAPRMGTLTPPPRLPKKTEDMSDEVFKDAEPSLLTPKLGRRLLGLGVDSSKTSALQAELLKPNVFPALGAAGDECRARRHKPNLDSSAPRERGKFQKTKPAPPPPPPSSAKISCSPTHELPSPTDAKASDPHYPSSFSDQVRSPLEAHKKLNLNTSSKPQPLKTSSSSVSGSTSSPLGFSLNSPGDRASPTAFIPLMNTRRSLRKTRALPERQPNSAITREMVLEGTELLRTAIGRNSEQTGSHSAVLEAGKNLSKYCVSYVDSIQQMRNKFAFREAINKLESSLRELQICPAATGGASGAQQDFSKLLSSVKEISDIVQR, via the exons AAGCTCTCCAGAGACCAGACTTTGAGCCCCAGGGTCTGACCGAAGCGGCCCGTTGGAACTCCAAAGAAAATCTTTTGGCCGGACCCAGCGAGAATGACCCCAACTTGTTTGTTGCTCTTTACGACTTTGTGGCCAGTGGGGACAACACTCTCAGCATAACTAAAG GAGAGAAGCTGCGAGTTTTGGGTTACAACCATAATGGGGAGTGGTGCGAGGCGCAGACCAACCACGGCCAGGGCTGGGTGCCCAGTAACTACATCACCCCGGTCAACAGCCTGGAGAAGCACAGCTGGTACCATGGGCCTGTGTCGCGCAACGCTGCTGAGTACCTGCTCAGCTCGGGCATCAACGGCAGCTTCCTGGTCAGGGAGAGCGAGAGCAGCCCCGGGCAGAGGTCTATCTCACTGCGCTACGAGGGCCGCGTCTACCACTACAGGATCAACACAGCCTCCGACGGGAag ctATACGTGTCGTCTGAGAGTCGTTTCAACACCCTGGCAGAGCTGGTGCACCACCACTCCACGGTGGCCGACGGCCTCATCACCACGCTGCACTACCCGGCGCCCAAACGCAACAAGCCCACCATCTACGGCGTGTCACCCAACTACGACAAGTGGGAGATGGAGCGCACCGACATCACCATGAAGCACAAGCTGGGCGGAGGGCAGTATGGAGAGGTCTACGAGGGGGTCTGGAAGAAGTACAGCCTCACTGTGGCCGTCAAGACCCTCAAG GAGGACACCATGGAGGTGGAGGAGTTCCTAAAGGAGGCTGCTGTCATGAAGGAGATCAAACACCCCAACCTGGTACAGCTACTGG gcgTGTGCACGCGGGAGCCCCCGTTCTACATCATCACAGAGTTCATGACCCATGGCAACCTGCTGGACTACCTGAGGGAGTgtaacagggaggaggtgaatgCTGTGGTGCTGCTCCACATGGCCACGCAGATCTCCTCCGCCATGGAGTACCTGGAGAGGAAGAACTTCATCCACAG GGACCTGGCAGCCCGTAACTGTCTGGTAGGGGAGAACCACCTGGTGAAGGTGGCAGACTTTGGGCTGAGCAGGCTGATGACGGGGGACACGTACACGGCCCACGCTGGGGCCAAGTTCCCCATCAAGTGGACCGCCCCGGAGAGCCTGGCCTACAACAAGTTTTCCATCAAATCTGACGTCTGGG CGTTCGGAGTGTTGCTATGGGAGATCGCCACCTATGGGATGTCTCCGTACCCTGGCATAGACCTCTCCCAGGTGTATGAGCTCCTAGAGAAGGACTACCGTATGGACCGGCCAGAGGGCTGCCCAGAGAAGGTCTACCAGCTCATGAGGGCCT gCTGGAAGTGGAACCCTGCGGAAAGGCCCTCCTTTGCAGAGACCCACCAGGCCTTTGAGACCATGTTTCAGGAATCCAGCATCTCTGACG AGGTGGAGAAGGAGCTGGGGAAGAAAGGGAAGAAGGTGACACTGGGCCCCATCCAACAGGCTCCACAGCTGCCCACCAAGACCAGGACCCTCCGTAGGAATGtggacagagatggagacagccCTG ACGCCGTGGAGCCGGATGTGGCCGTGTCCCCCATGCTCCCAAGGAAAGAGCGTCCGTTCCTGGACAGCAACCTGAACGAGGATGACCGCCTGCTGCCCAAAGACAAGGACAAGTCCCGCAacagcctcttcaacctcatcaagaagaagaagaagactgcGCCCGCCCCGCCCAAACGCAGCAGCTCTTTCAGGGACATGGACGGACACGCGGAGAGACTGGGGCTAGCACCCGACCCCCGAGACGACTTCAACAACGTCTCCTCAGCCTTCAGTGTTACACATACCATCGACCCCAGCAAGTTCCCGAGTGCTAACAACAATGGGGTAGGGGGTATTACCAACGGGGGCCCCACCTATCCAGGCCCCCTGTTCCCCCCGCATCATTCCAGGAAGAAAGGTACGCCGGTGGTGCCCAGTGTAGTGGGTAAAACAGCCACCACCCCACCCAATGAGGAAGATATAGTCTCTAACTCCAAGCGTTTCCTGCGCTCCTCCTCGGCCTCTAGCATGCCCCCGGGCTCAGAGCGCACTGAGTGGAAGTCAGTCACGCTGCCACGTGACCTGCACAAAGGCCACTTTGACTCAGGCACCTTTAGGAGCAAGCCCGCCCTGCCACGCAAGAGGGCCAACGAGAAGCCAGAGATCAGCGCCCCTCGCATGGGCACCCTGACCCCCCCGCCCCGCCTGCCCAAGAAGACTGAGGACATGTCAGACGAGGTGTTTAAGGACGCTGAGCCCAGCCTCCTGACGCCCAAGCTTGGCAGAAGGCTTCTAGGGTTGGGGGTGGACAGCTCCAAGACCAGCGCCCTGCAGGCCGAGCTGCTCAAGCCCAACGTGTTCCCTGCGCTGGGGGCAGCCGGGGATGAGTGCAGGGCCCGCCGCCACAAACCCAACCTGGACTCCTCCGCCCCCAGGGAGAGAGGCAAGTTCCAGAAGACCAAACCtgctccccctccacccccaccctccaGTGCCAAGATCTCCTGCAGCCCCACTCACGAGCTCCCCTCACCCACAGATGCCAAGGCCTCAGACCCCCACTACCCATCTAGCTTCAGTGACCAAGTCCGGTCTCCCCTGGAGGCCCACAAGAAACTTAACCTCAACACCTCCTCCAAACCACAGCCATTAAAGACCTCCTCCTCTTCAGTGTCTGGCTCTACCTCCAGCCCCCTGGGCTTCTCCCTCAACTCCCCAGGAGACCGGGCCTCTCCCACAGCCTTTATCCCCTTGATGAACACCCGCCGCTCCCTGAGGAAGACGCGTGCGCTCCCGGAGCGCCAACCCAACTCGGCCATCACCAGGGAGATGGTCCTGGAGGGCACGGAGCTGCTGCGCACCGCCATCGGACGCAACTCTGAGCAGACAGGCAGCCACAGCGCTGTGCTGGAGGCGGGCAAGAACCTGTCCAAGTACTGCGTCAGCTACGTGGACTCCATCCAGCAGATGAGGAACAAGTTTGCCTTCCGCGAGGCCATCAACAAGCTGGAGAGCAGTCTGCGTGAGCTGCAGATCTGCCCTGCTGCCACCGGGGGCGCCAGCGGAGCACAGCAGGACTTCAGCAAGCTGCTCTCGTCTGTCAAAGAGATCAGTGACATCGTTCAGAGGTAG
- the LOC115204069 gene encoding tyrosine-protein kinase ABL1-like isoform X2 has product MKMLEICLKLVGCKSKKGLSSSSSCYLEEALQRPDFEPQGLTEAARWNSKENLLAGPSENDPNLFVALYDFVASGDNTLSITKGEKLRVLGYNHNGEWCEAQTNHGQGWVPSNYITPVNSLEKHSWYHGPVSRNAAEYLLSSGINGSFLVRESESSPGQRSISLRYEGRVYHYRINTASDGKLYVSSESRFNTLAELVHHHSTVADGLITTLHYPAPKRNKPTIYGVSPNYDKWEMERTDITMKHKLGGGQYGEVYEGVWKKYSLTVAVKTLKEDTMEVEEFLKEAAVMKEIKHPNLVQLLGVCTREPPFYIITEFMTHGNLLDYLRECNREEVNAVVLLHMATQISSAMEYLERKNFIHRDLAARNCLVGENHLVKVADFGLSRLMTGDTYTAHAGAKFPIKWTAPESLAYNKFSIKSDVWAFGVLLWEIATYGMSPYPGIDLSQVYELLEKDYRMDRPEGCPEKVYQLMRACWKWNPAERPSFAETHQAFETMFQESSISDEVEKELGKKGKKVTLGPIQQAPQLPTKTRTLRRNVDRDGDSPDAVEPDVAVSPMLPRKERPFLDSNLNEDDRLLPKDKDKSRNSLFNLIKKKKKTAPAPPKRSSSFRDMDGHAERLGLAPDPRDDFNNVSSAFSVTHTIDPSKFPSANNNGVGGITNGGPTYPGPLFPPHHSRKKGTPVVPSVVGKTATTPPNEEDIVSNSKRFLRSSSASSMPPGSERTEWKSVTLPRDLHKGHFDSGTFRSKPALPRKRANEKPEISAPRMGTLTPPPRLPKKTEDMSDEVFKDAEPSLLTPKLGRRLLGLGVDSSKTSALQAELLKPNVFPALGAAGDECRARRHKPNLDSSAPRERGKFQKTKPAPPPPPPSSAKISCSPTHELPSPTDAKASDPHYPSSFSDQVRSPLEAHKKLNLNTSSKPQPLKTSSSSVSGSTSSPLGFSLNSPGDRASPTAFIPLMNTRRSLRKTRALPERQPNSAITREMVLEGTELLRTAIGRNSEQTGSHSAVLEAGKNLSKYCVSYVDSIQQMRNKFAFREAINKLESSLRELQICPAATGGASGAQQDFSKLLSSVKEISDIVQR; this is encoded by the exons ATGAAAATGTTGGAGATTTGCCTGAAATTGGTGGGGTGTAAATCTAAGAAAGGCCTCTCGTCCTCCTCCAGCTGCTACTTGGAAG AAGCTCTCCAGAGACCAGACTTTGAGCCCCAGGGTCTGACCGAAGCGGCCCGTTGGAACTCCAAAGAAAATCTTTTGGCCGGACCCAGCGAGAATGACCCCAACTTGTTTGTTGCTCTTTACGACTTTGTGGCCAGTGGGGACAACACTCTCAGCATAACTAAAG GAGAGAAGCTGCGAGTTTTGGGTTACAACCATAATGGGGAGTGGTGCGAGGCGCAGACCAACCACGGCCAGGGCTGGGTGCCCAGTAACTACATCACCCCGGTCAACAGCCTGGAGAAGCACAGCTGGTACCATGGGCCTGTGTCGCGCAACGCTGCTGAGTACCTGCTCAGCTCGGGCATCAACGGCAGCTTCCTGGTCAGGGAGAGCGAGAGCAGCCCCGGGCAGAGGTCTATCTCACTGCGCTACGAGGGCCGCGTCTACCACTACAGGATCAACACAGCCTCCGACGGGAag ctATACGTGTCGTCTGAGAGTCGTTTCAACACCCTGGCAGAGCTGGTGCACCACCACTCCACGGTGGCCGACGGCCTCATCACCACGCTGCACTACCCGGCGCCCAAACGCAACAAGCCCACCATCTACGGCGTGTCACCCAACTACGACAAGTGGGAGATGGAGCGCACCGACATCACCATGAAGCACAAGCTGGGCGGAGGGCAGTATGGAGAGGTCTACGAGGGGGTCTGGAAGAAGTACAGCCTCACTGTGGCCGTCAAGACCCTCAAG GAGGACACCATGGAGGTGGAGGAGTTCCTAAAGGAGGCTGCTGTCATGAAGGAGATCAAACACCCCAACCTGGTACAGCTACTGG gcgTGTGCACGCGGGAGCCCCCGTTCTACATCATCACAGAGTTCATGACCCATGGCAACCTGCTGGACTACCTGAGGGAGTgtaacagggaggaggtgaatgCTGTGGTGCTGCTCCACATGGCCACGCAGATCTCCTCCGCCATGGAGTACCTGGAGAGGAAGAACTTCATCCACAG GGACCTGGCAGCCCGTAACTGTCTGGTAGGGGAGAACCACCTGGTGAAGGTGGCAGACTTTGGGCTGAGCAGGCTGATGACGGGGGACACGTACACGGCCCACGCTGGGGCCAAGTTCCCCATCAAGTGGACCGCCCCGGAGAGCCTGGCCTACAACAAGTTTTCCATCAAATCTGACGTCTGGG CGTTCGGAGTGTTGCTATGGGAGATCGCCACCTATGGGATGTCTCCGTACCCTGGCATAGACCTCTCCCAGGTGTATGAGCTCCTAGAGAAGGACTACCGTATGGACCGGCCAGAGGGCTGCCCAGAGAAGGTCTACCAGCTCATGAGGGCCT gCTGGAAGTGGAACCCTGCGGAAAGGCCCTCCTTTGCAGAGACCCACCAGGCCTTTGAGACCATGTTTCAGGAATCCAGCATCTCTGACG AGGTGGAGAAGGAGCTGGGGAAGAAAGGGAAGAAGGTGACACTGGGCCCCATCCAACAGGCTCCACAGCTGCCCACCAAGACCAGGACCCTCCGTAGGAATGtggacagagatggagacagccCTG ACGCCGTGGAGCCGGATGTGGCCGTGTCCCCCATGCTCCCAAGGAAAGAGCGTCCGTTCCTGGACAGCAACCTGAACGAGGATGACCGCCTGCTGCCCAAAGACAAGGACAAGTCCCGCAacagcctcttcaacctcatcaagaagaagaagaagactgcGCCCGCCCCGCCCAAACGCAGCAGCTCTTTCAGGGACATGGACGGACACGCGGAGAGACTGGGGCTAGCACCCGACCCCCGAGACGACTTCAACAACGTCTCCTCAGCCTTCAGTGTTACACATACCATCGACCCCAGCAAGTTCCCGAGTGCTAACAACAATGGGGTAGGGGGTATTACCAACGGGGGCCCCACCTATCCAGGCCCCCTGTTCCCCCCGCATCATTCCAGGAAGAAAGGTACGCCGGTGGTGCCCAGTGTAGTGGGTAAAACAGCCACCACCCCACCCAATGAGGAAGATATAGTCTCTAACTCCAAGCGTTTCCTGCGCTCCTCCTCGGCCTCTAGCATGCCCCCGGGCTCAGAGCGCACTGAGTGGAAGTCAGTCACGCTGCCACGTGACCTGCACAAAGGCCACTTTGACTCAGGCACCTTTAGGAGCAAGCCCGCCCTGCCACGCAAGAGGGCCAACGAGAAGCCAGAGATCAGCGCCCCTCGCATGGGCACCCTGACCCCCCCGCCCCGCCTGCCCAAGAAGACTGAGGACATGTCAGACGAGGTGTTTAAGGACGCTGAGCCCAGCCTCCTGACGCCCAAGCTTGGCAGAAGGCTTCTAGGGTTGGGGGTGGACAGCTCCAAGACCAGCGCCCTGCAGGCCGAGCTGCTCAAGCCCAACGTGTTCCCTGCGCTGGGGGCAGCCGGGGATGAGTGCAGGGCCCGCCGCCACAAACCCAACCTGGACTCCTCCGCCCCCAGGGAGAGAGGCAAGTTCCAGAAGACCAAACCtgctccccctccacccccaccctccaGTGCCAAGATCTCCTGCAGCCCCACTCACGAGCTCCCCTCACCCACAGATGCCAAGGCCTCAGACCCCCACTACCCATCTAGCTTCAGTGACCAAGTCCGGTCTCCCCTGGAGGCCCACAAGAAACTTAACCTCAACACCTCCTCCAAACCACAGCCATTAAAGACCTCCTCCTCTTCAGTGTCTGGCTCTACCTCCAGCCCCCTGGGCTTCTCCCTCAACTCCCCAGGAGACCGGGCCTCTCCCACAGCCTTTATCCCCTTGATGAACACCCGCCGCTCCCTGAGGAAGACGCGTGCGCTCCCGGAGCGCCAACCCAACTCGGCCATCACCAGGGAGATGGTCCTGGAGGGCACGGAGCTGCTGCGCACCGCCATCGGACGCAACTCTGAGCAGACAGGCAGCCACAGCGCTGTGCTGGAGGCGGGCAAGAACCTGTCCAAGTACTGCGTCAGCTACGTGGACTCCATCCAGCAGATGAGGAACAAGTTTGCCTTCCGCGAGGCCATCAACAAGCTGGAGAGCAGTCTGCGTGAGCTGCAGATCTGCCCTGCTGCCACCGGGGGCGCCAGCGGAGCACAGCAGGACTTCAGCAAGCTGCTCTCGTCTGTCAAAGAGATCAGTGACATCGTTCAGAGGTAG